In one Lolium rigidum isolate FL_2022 chromosome 3, APGP_CSIRO_Lrig_0.1, whole genome shotgun sequence genomic region, the following are encoded:
- the LOC124696295 gene encoding tryptamine benzoyltransferase 1-like has translation MEITSRTMLRPAYSALAGEKMPLTVFDRVAIDIFIPTVLAYAAPAPSNEALREGLLRAVALYPHLAGRLAVDHQGRRFIHLNNEGVLVVEATLPVDLSEVLVGGRMAAGVDESYPTIPEENIGVALLQIQLNRYKCGGVVIGIISHHHAADGHSVSTFLTTWASAVRDGKDFVAPSPFLDRAATAVPRSTPAPEFDHRSIEFMDAHDKKPVVPMSRIRNLAVHFTDDFVADLKARVGSRCSTFQCLLAHVWKKMTAARDLNPEEFTKVRVAVNCRGRADPPIPMDFSGNMVLWAFPRLQVRDVLSWSYGGVVGAIRDAVSRIDDEYVQSFVDFGNVADANGEELVATAADPGTMLCADMEVDSWLGFKFHQIDLGTGPPSAFLPPDLPVEGLMIFVPSCKAKGGVDLFLAVAEEHVEAFEQICYSLE, from the exons ATGGAGATCACGAGCAGGACGATGCTGCGGCCAGCCTACTCTGCGCTCGCCGGGGAGAAGATGCCGCTGACAGTGTTCGACCGCGTCGCCATCGACATCTTCATCCCCACCGTGCTCGCGTACGCAGCGCCGGCGCCGTCCAACGAAGCGCTCAGGGAGGGCCTCCTCAGGGCCGTCGCACTGTACCCTCACCTGGCCGGCCGCCTGGCCGTCGACCACCAGGGCCGGCGGTTCATCCACCTCAACAACGAGGGCGTCCTTGTCGTAGAGGCCACCCTCCCGGTCGACCTGTCGGAGGTGCTCGTCGGCGGCCGCATGGCCGCCGGCGTCGACGAATCGTACCCTACAATACCGGAG GAGAACATCGGGGTAGCGCTGCTGCAGATCCAGCTGAACCGTTACAAGTGCGGCGGTGTGGTGATCGGCATAATCTCCCACCACCACGCGGCCGACGGCCACTCCGTTAGCACCTTCTTGACCACGTGGGCGAGCGCGGTGCGCGATGGCAAGGACTTCGTCGCGCCGTCACCTTTCCTCGACCGCGCGGCAACCGCGGTGCCTCGCAGCACGCCGGCGCCGGAGTTCGACCACCGGTCAATCGAGTTCATGGATGCACATGACAAGAAACCCGTCGTCCCCATGAGCAGAATCAGGAACCTCGCAGTTCATTTCACGGACGACTTCGTAGCTGACCTCAAAGCCCGCGTCGGCTCCCGCTGCAGCACGTTCCAGTGCCTGCTCGCGCACGTGTGGAAGAAGATGACGGCGGCGCGGGACCTGAACCCGGAGGAGTTCACCAAGGTGAGGGTGGCCGTGAACTGCAGGGGCAGGGCCGATCcccccattccgatggacttctccgGGAACATGGTGTTGTGGGCGTTCCCGAGGCTTCAGGTTCGGGACGTTCTGAGCTGGAGCTACGGCGGCGTCGTCGGCGCCATCCGCGATGCCGTGTCGCGCATCGACGACGAGTACGTGCAGTCGTTTGTCGACTTCGGCAATGTGGCGGACGCCAACGGAGAGGAGCTCGTCGCGACGGCGGCTGATCCCGGCACCATGCTGTGCGCGGACATGGAGGTGGACAGCTGGCTGGGGTTCAAGTTCCACCAAATAGACCTTGGCACCGGGCCGCCGTCCGCGTTCCTGCCGCCGGACTTGCCGGTGGAGGGGCTCATGATCTTCGTGCCGTCGTGCAAGGCCAAGGGCGGCGTCGACCTGTTCCTGGCCGTCGCAGAGGAGCACGTCGAGGCGTTCGAGCAGATCTGCTACTCACTGGAATGA
- the LOC124694888 gene encoding probable F-box protein At4g22165 — MEIVTCQLPELPQDVLIDIFSRLETPDCVRAGSVHPSWRSAYTSLLSLVKYKQSKTPCLFYTSEYAGGNAVCLYSLMEKRVYKLTRTETLLCSRYLIGSSQGLLVTVDERSEMQLVHPITCEQIDLPSVTTIEQVKPIYDDSGAVHMYEYSLHTAQKVFCPPEIVALDELRKFFQHKAFVLSDTSTKSLIVVLIHNPHRQLSFARIGDVSWTWLPPHAFFDDCTYKDGLLYAVNTDGEIHAFDLTGPKVTCKMILGKSEVVKCSSMYIVQAPWGDLLQIWRSFTDYELEPQPGAFEYWNTGRIRIYKVDSAGKRREKVKCLGDHVLFLGHNKSLCLSAKECPGLKANHVYFTDDSFLWKKGFKNNRRDIGILNLFDNSREEIVSPQLWSDYPAPTWITLDLRKMKVVLNQL, encoded by the coding sequence ATGGAGATTGTGACTTGCCAGTTGCCAGAGCTGCCTCAAGATGTCTTGATTGATATATTTTCCCGCCTCGAGACCCCTGATTGCGTGCGTGCGGGCTCTGTGCACCCTTCCTGGCGTTCGGCCTACACCAGCCTACTCAGCCTTGTGAAGTACAAACAGTCCAAGACGCCGTGCTTGTTCTACACTTCTGAATATGCTGGGGGGAATGCTGTATGCCTCTACAGTCTCATGGAGAAGAGGGTTTACAAGCTGACTCGGACAGAGACACTCCTCTGCAGTAGGTATCTGATTGGATCATCCCAGGGCTTGCTAGTTACAGTTGATGAGAGATCTGAGATGCAACTCGTCCATCCAATTACTTGTGAGCAGATTGACCTCCCTTCGGTGACCACCATAGAACAAGTGAAACCCATCTATGATGACTCTGGTGCTGTCCACATGTATGAATACTCACTGCACACTGCACAAAAGGTTTTCTGCCCCCCAGAAATTGTTGCTCTTGATGAGCTACGGAAGTTTTTTCAACACAAGGCTTTTGTGCTTTCTGATACATCCACTAAAAGCTTAATTGTGGTGCTCATCCACAATCCTCATCGCCAGCTCTCATTTGCAAGGATCGGGGATGTTAGTTGGACCTGGCTGCCGCCGCATGCCTTCTTTGATGACTGCACCTACAAGGATGGACTATTGTATGCCGTGAACACAGATGGAGAAATTCATGCATTCGATCTCACTGGCCCTAAGGTGACATGCAAGATGATTTTGGGGAAGTCCGAGGTTGTAAAGTGTAGCAGCATGTACATTGTACAAGCTCCATGGGGTGATCTTCTGCAAATTTGGAGATCATTTACAGACTATGAGTTAGAACCTCAGCCTGGAGCATTTGAATATTGGAACACTGGCAGAATTAGGATATATAAAGTTGACAGTGCAGGGAAAAGACGTGAAAAAGTCAAGTGCTTGGGTGACCATGTGTTGTTTCTTGGGCATAACAAATCTCTTTGTCTCAGTGCCAAAGAATGTCCTGGTCTCAAGGCAAATCATGTGTACTTTACTGACGATAGTTTTTTATGGAAAAAGGGATTTAAGAATAATCGCCGCGATATTGGAATTCTCAACTTGTTTGATAACAGCAGGGAGGAAATCGTGTCACCGCAGCTTTGGTCTGACTATCCAGCTCCAACGTGGATTACACTTGATCTTAGAAAGATGAAGGTGGTTTTAAATCAACTTTAA